In one window of Zingiber officinale cultivar Zhangliang chromosome 11A, Zo_v1.1, whole genome shotgun sequence DNA:
- the LOC122031481 gene encoding uncharacterized protein LOC122031481: protein MNGFTKLGFPLIFILLMFSLLGLAAKFLYHRRCRCSRFPADPERTSPFSDGPAPGALLIRALCFKFKHRSRIEPASAVHSSRTTAPLSPTEEDLEECDLARWHAIYLGPSRALYTIKEEETEEEADHDADETPFATPCASFRFNSEAPSLRPEPSEVIDDAGELAPANSQALRGDKRTVVSGEIHDKFCCFRGVP, encoded by the exons ATGAATGGATTCACCAAGCTTGGTTTTCCATTGATCTTCATACTATTAATGTTCTCCCTCCTCGGCCTCGCCGCCAAGTTCCTCTACCACCGCCGTTGCCGCTGCTCTCGCTTCCCCGCTGATCCCGAGCGCACTTCCCCCTTCAGCGACGGGCCCGCCCCTGGGGCGCTTCTCATTCGAGCGCTCTGCTTCAAGTTCAAGCACCGATCCCGCATCGAGCCCGCTTCCGCCGTCCACTCGTCGCGGACGACGGCGCCGCTATCGCCGACGGAAGAGGACTTAGAGGAGTGCGACCTCGCTCGGTGGCACGCCATCTACCTGGGGCCCTCGAGGGCGCTCTATACCATCAAGGAAGAAGAGACCGAGGAGGAAGCCGATCACGACGCAGATGAGACGCCATTCGCAACGCCCTGCGCGTCGTTCCGATTCAACTCCGAAGCGCCGTCTCTACGGCCTGAACCGTCGGAGGTGATAGACGACGCCGGAGAGCTTGCGCCAGCGAACTCACAAGCGTTGCGTGGGGATAAACGAACGGTCGTCAGTGGGGAGATTCATGACAA GTTTTGCTGCTTCAGAGGCGTGCCGTAA